DNA from Calditrichota bacterium:
CCTTGCGCCGCTCCCTGAATTTGGTCAGCGCACGGCTTTTGCAGGAAGTCGTTAAACCGTCGATCGTGGTGGAATATGCTCATCGGATGGGAATTCACACGCCGCTGCAAGCGGTGGATGCCTTGGCGCTGGGAACATCGGAAGTAAGACCCATTGATATTGCATCGGCTTACAGTGTATTTCCTGACCTTGGGGTTCACGTGGATCCAATCGCCATTACAAAAATCGAGAATCGAAACGGGGAAGTCATCCAGGAATACACGCCTAAAAGCAGCGAGGTGCTGTCGGCTACCACCTCCTACATTATGACGTCCATGCTGCAGACGGTTATTGACCACGGGACAGGCGTTTCGGCACGAACCGTGTACCAATTTACCCGGCCGGCCGGTGGAAAAACCGGAACCACGGACAATTACACCGATGCCTGGTTTGTGGGATTTACTCCGCAAATTTCGGCTGCCGTCTGGGTGGGTATTGATGACCCCTCGATGACGCTGGGCCCGGGACAAACCGGTGCTCAGGCGGCCCTGCCCATCTGGGCACGTTTTATGAAGGTGGCTCACGATACCCTGAATTTGCCGGTTAAGGATTTTACGATGCCCCCGGGGGTTGTCCGGGTAAAAATTTGTGCCGACAGTCACAAATTGGCCACCGAATACTGCCCCCACACGATGGAGGAGGTGTTTCCGAAGAATCTGGCTCCCACGGAACCCTGCCCCATTCACACGGGTGGTATGAGCAAATCGAAACAGGAAAAACGCCCCAAGAAGAAACGAATCATTTTTTAGATACTTGAAGGCCCCGGCACTTTAAATGTGTCGGGGCCTTTTCTTAAAAGCGGATTGGAACTTTCAGTCAGAACATGCCCCTTCCAAGGGGGACTCTTGCCGTCCAGGCAATCGGGCAAAATATTTCACCCTAAGGCCCAACACTCTCACAAATTAGTAACTTACCGCAGCAACAGCATTTTCTTCATCCAGATTCGTTGTCCGGCTTTCATCCGATAAAAATACACCCCGCTGGGAACAGGGTTTCCGGAGGCATCCCGTCCGTTCCACTTCACACGGTGGGTTCCGGCACCGTACCGGCGATGAGCCACTATCCGTATGTTTCGCCCCAGCGCATCGAAGACCACTATTTCCACCGGAACCGTTCGCGGTACGCTAAATTCAATTTCCGTTACCGGATTAAAGGGATTGGGGTAATTCTGATGCAGCGCAAATGTCGGAGATTGAGTTGACTTCTCGGCCACAACCGTGGGAACCGGAACCACCGGAACAATCACCCGCGAAGGAGCCTGCGTTCCCATAAAAACGGTGTTGTGAGCGGTTAACGTATCCGGGTCATTCCACAGGGGGCCGCCGGTGTTGGTGTTGACATCAAATCGGGGATAATTGCTGGATGACACCGCGACCATCATCCGATGGCCCGAATTAAATACAATGGCCGTCGGCGGCAGCGTAATTTCCACAGAATCCATTTGACCCGGCGTCAGAAAAGCCATATCCGATTCTCGATCGCCGTGGCGGAAACGGGCTCTGGCAATGGCATCGGTTACCAGCATCTGACGGCCGTCCGGGTACACATCGATCAGCTTGAGGGTAAAATCCGTGTCCTTGCGATTGCTGGCAATGTAGAGTTTTGCCGTCACATACCCCTCCACCCAGAGCGGAGTCTGAAGAACAGGCGTTTGGAAAAGAAGCACATCCGTCCGATTCGTTACATTCCGTTGGTCACGGGGGCCTGCGGGAATGGTCAAATTGTTACCGCCCACTGTAGGTACCGGATTTCGGGGATCAAAATCGTACGAAAGGCTGTCTTTTTTAAGATCGATTGCCCGGCTGAGCGCCCCATTTCTTTCCAGATAAAAGGCGGATCGAATGCGATTGGGATGGGGCCATTCGTTCTGGACCATCCACTGACAGCCAATCTCATCCGTGCGATCCGGATCTCCCATTAAATAATACTGTACCCGGGACTGAGACAACACCCCATTTTGCTTGCCTTTAAGCCAGTAATCCAGCCAATTGGTCAGAAATAAAATGCCGGTAAACGCACTTTTCGGGTACTGCAGCTCCCCAACCGGATCACCCGTGGCCGTTTTCATGTGCGTCCAGGGTCCCATAATTAAGAATTGGGGTCCGGCTTGAGGTTGATTTTGCAGATCGTGAAATTCTGCCACGGGTCCTTCGGAGAAACAATCGTACCATCCGCCCATATGAATAATGGGTGCCGTGATGATGTGCGAACGGGTGTGAAGATTCATCAGGTCCCAGAGTGAATCGTAAAAGCGGTTGCTTCCGAAAAATTCAATCATGTAACCGGAACCCTGGGCATGAATCCAATTTTCCACCAGGGATTTTCGGAATTCGCCTCCGGGGAAAACGACCTGATGATAAAAATCGGACGGCGCTACAATAGCAATGGCACATTTCAGGGCCGGATGAGCTGCCCCAACTGCCCAGTAGGTGGTAATTCCCCGGGCAGAGCCACCCAGCATCCCCACTTTTCCATTGCTCCAGGACTGGTGAACAATCCAATCAATTGTGTCGTAACCATCCTGAAGCGGGCCCCACCCATCCGTTAAAAAGGTGG
Protein-coding regions in this window:
- a CDS encoding CocE/NonD family hydrolase — its product is MKKSTFFVLFLLFLPAILLAEKTTVMVPMRDGVLLSTDIYAPDDTLSHPVILYRTPYNKAHDNFSSSLVQMWVSQGYVFVDQDCRGRFASQGVDSTFLTDGWGPLQDGYDTIDWIVHQSWSNGKVGMLGGSARGITTYWAVGAAHPALKCAIAIVAPSDFYHQVVFPGGEFRKSLVENWIHAQGSGYMIEFFGSNRFYDSLWDLMNLHTRSHIITAPIIHMGGWYDCFSEGPVAEFHDLQNQPQAGPQFLIMGPWTHMKTATGDPVGELQYPKSAFTGILFLTNWLDYWLKGKQNGVLSQSRVQYYLMGDPDRTDEIGCQWMVQNEWPHPNRIRSAFYLERNGALSRAIDLKKDSLSYDFDPRNPVPTVGGNNLTIPAGPRDQRNVTNRTDVLLFQTPVLQTPLWVEGYVTAKLYIASNRKDTDFTLKLIDVYPDGRQMLVTDAIARARFRHGDRESDMAFLTPGQMDSVEITLPPTAIVFNSGHRMMVAVSSSNYPRFDVNTNTGGPLWNDPDTLTAHNTVFMGTQAPSRVIVPVVPVPTVVAEKSTQSPTFALHQNYPNPFNPVTEIEFSVPRTVPVEIVVFDALGRNIRIVAHRRYGAGTHRVKWNGRDASGNPVPSGVYFYRMKAGQRIWMKKMLLLR